A region of Verrucomicrobiota bacterium DNA encodes the following proteins:
- the hprK gene encoding HPr(Ser) kinase/phosphatase, producing the protein MESNPAFFSASQGNSQKVTVEHFYRTHSEDLGLKLIAGEKGLKRIIQEPTVNRPGLVLAGFMKFFSFKRVQVIGSAETAYLKSRPPEERLAIYRRMFGFRMPCLVFSRNLNPERAFLELAEAHRVPIFKCPMPTVRFINQATLALEWHFAPRGSEMGSMVDILGVGVIIKGESGIGKSESVLALIERGYSLVADDITKLTVLDGREIFGTCSEVTRNHMEVRGIGIINVASMFGVKAIRDKKRVDLVVTLRNWEEVPDIDRLGMQEDFVEILGIKVPHITIPVRPGRDLARLVEVAAFQTKLRASGHNAAQDLEAKILSKMAIPQ; encoded by the coding sequence ATGGAATCGAACCCCGCCTTTTTTTCAGCGTCGCAAGGCAACTCTCAGAAAGTCACGGTGGAGCATTTTTACCGGACGCACTCCGAAGACCTTGGCCTCAAACTTATTGCTGGCGAGAAAGGGCTCAAGCGAATCATCCAGGAACCCACCGTCAACCGCCCCGGGCTGGTGCTGGCAGGGTTCATGAAATTTTTCTCGTTCAAACGCGTGCAGGTCATTGGCAGTGCGGAAACCGCTTATCTCAAATCCCGTCCGCCGGAAGAACGCCTCGCCATCTATCGCCGCATGTTCGGTTTCCGTATGCCATGCCTGGTGTTTTCCCGCAATCTGAATCCCGAACGCGCGTTTTTGGAACTTGCCGAGGCACATCGCGTGCCCATTTTCAAATGCCCGATGCCCACGGTCAGATTCATCAACCAGGCCACCTTGGCCCTCGAATGGCACTTTGCCCCACGCGGCAGTGAAATGGGCAGTATGGTGGACATTCTGGGCGTCGGCGTCATCATCAAAGGCGAAAGCGGCATCGGCAAAAGCGAAAGCGTCCTCGCCCTCATCGAGCGCGGGTACAGTCTGGTGGCGGATGATATTACCAAATTGACCGTGCTGGATGGCCGCGAAATTTTCGGTACCTGCTCCGAAGTCACGCGCAACCACATGGAAGTGCGCGGCATTGGCATCATCAATGTGGCCTCCATGTTCGGCGTCAAAGCCATCCGCGACAAAAAGCGCGTGGACTTGGTGGTCACCCTCCGTAACTGGGAGGAAGTGCCGGACATTGATCGCTTGGGAATGCAGGAAGACTTCGTGGAAATTCTAGGCATTAAAGTACCGCACATCACCATTCCGGTGCGTCCAGGCCGCGATCTCGCCCGTTTGGTCGAAGTCGCCGCGTTCCAAACCAAACTCCGAGCGTCAGGTCATAATGCCGCTCAGGATTTGGAAGCGAAAATCCTCTCAAAAATGGCTATTCCGCAGTGA
- the lptB gene encoding LPS export ABC transporter ATP-binding protein: MDLIITDKLVKSYRQRRVVDGVSIQVKAGEVVGLLGPNGAGKTTTFNMVVGVVRPDEGRVLYQDQDISALPMHKRARLGIGYLTQEPSVFRKLTVEQNILAILEVLKINAQEQQVRLKYLLDELDLTPLAKSYAYQLSGGEKRRLEITRALVTSPKLLLLDEPFAGIDPIAVYEVQKIVRRLRDRGLGILITDHSVRETLKLVDRAYLIHKGQVICEGDAEFLVNDPKAREIYLGPEFNL, translated from the coding sequence ATGGACCTCATTATTACCGATAAACTGGTCAAAAGCTACCGCCAACGGCGCGTGGTGGACGGGGTTTCCATCCAAGTCAAGGCGGGTGAGGTAGTGGGCTTGCTTGGCCCCAACGGTGCTGGCAAAACCACGACGTTCAACATGGTGGTCGGTGTAGTGCGTCCGGATGAAGGGCGCGTCCTGTACCAAGATCAGGACATCAGTGCATTGCCGATGCACAAACGAGCGCGGTTGGGCATTGGTTACCTCACTCAGGAACCATCGGTCTTCCGCAAACTGACTGTGGAACAGAATATCCTGGCCATCCTGGAAGTACTCAAGATCAATGCCCAGGAACAACAGGTAAGGTTGAAATATTTGCTGGATGAATTGGACCTCACCCCGCTGGCCAAGAGCTACGCCTACCAATTGAGCGGCGGTGAAAAACGCCGGCTGGAAATCACCCGTGCGTTGGTCACTAGCCCCAAACTGCTGCTGCTGGATGAACCGTTTGCCGGCATTGACCCCATTGCCGTGTACGAGGTGCAAAAGATTGTCCGCCGCCTCCGGGATCGCGGCTTGGGCATTCTGATCACCGACCACAGCGTGCGCGAGACCTTGAAACTGGTGGATCGCGCCTATCTGATTCACAAGGGACAGGTCATCTGCGAGGGCGATGCCGAGTTCCTGGTGAACGATCCCAAGGCCCGGGAAATATATCTGGGGCCGGAATTCAACCTGTAA
- a CDS encoding uracil-DNA glycosylase family protein, translating to MEALAQLLQEVRSCRLCAAQLPFPPRPVLRAAVTARLMIVGQAPGTRVHETGIPWNDPSGDRLRAWLQMSREEFYDETRIAIIPTGFCYPGKGSGGDLPPRPECAPCWHPRLRAALPNIKLTLLIGSYAQAYYLPGATKQSLAETVASYQEYLPAFFPLPHPSPRNLRWFKLHPWFESEVIPALRKRVEVVRATP from the coding sequence ATGGAAGCCTTGGCACAATTATTGCAAGAAGTCCGGTCGTGCCGCCTCTGCGCGGCGCAGCTCCCGTTTCCGCCGCGTCCGGTGCTGCGTGCTGCTGTGACCGCACGGCTGATGATTGTCGGTCAGGCACCTGGCACCCGGGTTCATGAGACGGGGATTCCCTGGAACGATCCCTCGGGAGACCGGCTGCGCGCCTGGTTGCAAATGTCGCGGGAAGAGTTTTATGATGAAACCCGAATCGCAATCATCCCCACCGGATTTTGTTACCCGGGAAAAGGGTCAGGCGGTGATCTGCCGCCGCGTCCCGAGTGCGCCCCCTGCTGGCATCCTCGGTTGCGGGCGGCCTTGCCCAATATCAAACTGACCCTGCTAATCGGCAGTTACGCGCAAGCCTACTATTTACCAGGTGCCACCAAACAATCCCTGGCAGAAACGGTGGCCAGTTATCAGGAATATTTACCCGCATTTTTCCCATTACCACATCCCAGCCCGCGCAACCTGCGTTGGTTCAAGCTGCACCCATGGTTTGAATCCGAAGTAATCCCAGCCTTGCGCAAGCGAGTTGAGGTCGTCCGCGCAACACCCTGA
- a CDS encoding MBL fold metallo-hydrolase: protein MQFTILGSGSSGNCAYLETPETRLLIDAGLSGRQIRQRLAGIGRTPELVQGILITHEHGDHIQGLATLAAKLRIPVYCNRLTREAIERQLELPAPLEFRLFDTGAGFELGDVQVETFSIPHDAMDPVGFLLRTVAGNLGFLTDLGHATKLVIERVRPANVLVLEANHDVKLLQENLHRPWSLKQRILSRHGHLSNESAAAAAAEIVSGALKQLYLGHLSRDCNSPELAHRVVNEKLLGEKAGHVKITVASQATPCPTLEF, encoded by the coding sequence GTGCAGTTCACCATCTTGGGCAGCGGTTCCAGCGGCAATTGTGCGTATCTGGAGACGCCGGAAACCCGCTTGTTGATTGACGCCGGTTTGAGCGGGCGTCAAATCCGCCAGCGTTTGGCCGGGATCGGGCGCACGCCGGAGTTGGTGCAGGGCATTTTGATCACGCATGAACACGGGGATCATATTCAAGGGCTGGCCACCTTGGCGGCCAAGTTGCGCATCCCGGTTTATTGCAACCGGCTGACGCGCGAGGCGATTGAGCGCCAGTTGGAGTTGCCCGCGCCCCTGGAGTTCCGCTTGTTTGACACGGGCGCCGGGTTTGAGCTGGGCGATGTGCAGGTGGAGACGTTCAGCATTCCGCATGACGCCATGGACCCGGTGGGGTTCCTGTTGCGCACGGTCGCGGGTAACCTTGGTTTCCTGACGGATTTGGGTCATGCCACCAAGCTGGTCATTGAACGGGTGCGCCCCGCGAACGTGCTGGTGCTGGAGGCGAACCACGATGTGAAGTTGTTGCAGGAAAATCTGCACCGCCCCTGGAGTTTGAAGCAGCGCATCCTGAGCCGGCACGGGCATCTCTCCAATGAATCGGCAGCGGCGGCGGCGGCGGAGATCGTGAGCGGCGCGCTGAAGCAACTTTATCTGGGCCACTTAAGCCGGGACTGCAATAGCCCGGAATTGGCGCATCGCGTGGTGAATGAGAAGTTGCTCGGAGAAAAGGCGGGGCACGTCAAGATCACGGTGGCATCCCAGGCGACGCCGTGCCCGACGCTGGAGTTCTGA
- a CDS encoding HAD hydrolase family protein, producing the protein MSDPKDLTQRLKKVRLLLCDVDGILTDGTVLVSDGHEIKQFHVMDGIGVRMAREAGLQVGWFSARPSSATTKRAHELKVDFLYQDKGSKVEAIEKILKETGCTWAEVCYMGDDIVDLGALKRAGVAACVPDGMEDAKRISHYVTRLAGGYGAVREVIELILKAQGKWDAFVQHYSA; encoded by the coding sequence ATGTCTGACCCCAAAGATTTGACGCAGCGCCTGAAAAAGGTGCGCCTGTTATTGTGTGACGTGGATGGCATCCTGACCGATGGCACCGTGCTGGTCAGCGACGGCCATGAGATCAAACAATTCCACGTCATGGACGGCATCGGCGTCCGCATGGCGCGGGAAGCGGGCTTGCAGGTCGGCTGGTTTTCCGCCCGGCCCTCCTCCGCCACCACCAAGCGGGCGCATGAGCTGAAGGTGGATTTCCTGTACCAGGATAAAGGCAGCAAAGTGGAGGCCATCGAGAAAATCCTGAAAGAAACCGGCTGCACCTGGGCGGAGGTCTGCTACATGGGGGATGATATTGTGGACCTCGGCGCGTTGAAACGCGCGGGCGTTGCGGCGTGCGTGCCGGACGGGATGGAAGACGCGAAGCGCATCTCTCACTATGTCACGCGCCTGGCTGGTGGATACGGAGCGGTACGGGAAGTCATCGAACTGATCTTGAAAGCGCAAGGCAAATGGGACGCATTTGTGCAGCATTACTCCGCATGA
- a CDS encoding 3-isopropylmalate dehydratase: MKSVFTGAVYVVRDNIDTDQIIPAQYLNLVPTIAEEYEKLGSFALCGLPESLYPVRFIKEGQLDTDYPIVIAGRNFGCGSSREHAPIALGSAGCHVVLAESFARIFFRNCVATGELYPCESVDRLCEVLKTGQVVTVNLDAATVTVQDTGKVYSFKPLGEVRPVVDAGGLFNFARQTGMMPAIAPQ; this comes from the coding sequence ATGAAAAGTGTGTTTACCGGAGCCGTCTATGTCGTGCGGGATAATATTGATACGGATCAAATCATCCCGGCTCAATATCTTAACCTCGTGCCCACCATCGCCGAGGAATACGAGAAATTGGGCAGCTTTGCCCTCTGCGGGCTGCCGGAGTCGTTATACCCGGTGCGCTTCATCAAAGAAGGCCAACTGGATACTGACTACCCAATCGTCATCGCCGGGCGCAATTTTGGCTGTGGCAGTTCCCGGGAACACGCCCCCATCGCCTTAGGTTCGGCCGGATGCCATGTGGTCCTCGCCGAAAGTTTTGCCCGCATCTTTTTCCGCAATTGTGTCGCCACCGGCGAGTTGTATCCGTGTGAAAGCGTAGATCGTTTGTGTGAAGTACTCAAGACCGGCCAGGTCGTCACCGTGAATCTGGACGCCGCCACCGTTACCGTCCAAGACACGGGCAAAGTCTATTCGTTCAAACCCTTGGGCGAGGTGCGCCCGGTGGTGGATGCCGGCGGCCTGTTTAATTTTGCGCGCCAAACCGGGATGATGCCCGCCATCGCCCCGCAATAG
- the lhgO gene encoding L-2-hydroxyglutarate oxidase, producing MSQTIGIIGAGLVGLATAHKLAKHAPSVRVVVFEKESAPGQHQSTHNSGVLHAGLYYKPGSAKARLAVSGLRQMLDFCQTNAVPYEQCGKLVLAVDAAELALLPGLFERGTANGLRGLRLLGPDEIREREPHARGVAAILVPEEGIVDYAKAVEVLTAQLRQSGHRVLTGWRVNRLERHGQQWIVHSTSGDEACDFIVNTAGLYCDRVSQMAGEPRDTRIIPFRGEYYQLRADRQHLVRHLIYPVPNPKFPFLGVHFTRLIHGGIEAGPNAVLAFAREGYRKSQVNVYDLADTLGFAGFWRFARRHSGMCWQELRQSFSSHRFATALQRLVPEIQPEDLKPGGAGVRAQAMRPDGSLVEDFQFIKKPGALHVLNAPSPAATASLAIADEILARIRAGFLAI from the coding sequence GTGAGCCAGACCATCGGCATCATCGGCGCCGGGCTGGTGGGACTAGCCACGGCCCACAAGCTGGCCAAGCACGCCCCCTCAGTGCGCGTGGTGGTGTTCGAGAAAGAGTCGGCACCGGGACAGCATCAGAGCACGCATAATAGCGGGGTGCTACATGCCGGTCTTTATTACAAACCGGGTTCCGCCAAAGCCCGCCTGGCCGTTTCCGGTTTGCGGCAAATGTTGGATTTTTGCCAGACGAATGCCGTGCCTTACGAGCAATGTGGCAAACTGGTACTAGCGGTGGATGCCGCCGAACTCGCCTTGCTCCCGGGATTATTCGAGCGCGGTACCGCCAATGGCCTGCGCGGGTTGCGACTTTTGGGGCCCGATGAAATTCGCGAACGAGAACCGCACGCGCGCGGGGTCGCCGCCATTCTGGTGCCGGAGGAAGGCATTGTGGATTACGCGAAAGCCGTCGAAGTCCTGACCGCCCAACTGCGACAGTCCGGCCATCGGGTTTTGACCGGATGGCGGGTCAACCGGCTGGAACGCCATGGCCAACAATGGATCGTGCATTCCACCAGCGGAGACGAGGCGTGCGATTTCATCGTGAACACGGCTGGACTGTACTGTGACCGGGTCAGTCAAATGGCGGGTGAACCCCGCGATACCCGGATCATCCCTTTTCGCGGCGAGTACTATCAATTGCGGGCGGACCGTCAGCATCTGGTGCGGCACCTGATCTACCCGGTGCCAAATCCTAAATTTCCTTTTCTGGGAGTCCACTTCACCCGCTTAATTCACGGCGGGATCGAAGCCGGCCCCAACGCCGTGCTCGCCTTTGCCCGCGAAGGTTACCGTAAATCCCAGGTCAACGTGTACGACCTGGCAGACACCCTCGGTTTTGCCGGATTTTGGCGTTTTGCCAGGCGGCATTCCGGCATGTGCTGGCAGGAACTGCGCCAGTCCTTCAGTTCGCATCGGTTTGCCACCGCCCTGCAACGGTTGGTGCCGGAAATTCAGCCGGAAGACCTGAAACCCGGTGGTGCTGGCGTGCGCGCCCAAGCGATGCGACCAGACGGCTCGTTGGTTGAGGATTTTCAATTCATCAAAAAACCGGGCGCCCTGCATGTGCTCAACGCCCCCAGTCCCGCCGCCACCGCCTCCCTTGCCATCGCGGATGAAATCCTCGCCCGAATTCGGGCCGGTTTTCTCGCAATATGA
- the uvrB gene encoding excinuclease ABC subunit UvrB → MFKLVAPYEPAGDQPQAIAKLTEGLLSGARHHTLLGVTGSGKTYTIANVIKTLDRPTLVISHNKTLAAQLYAEFKSFFPENAVEYFVSYFDYYQPEAYIPRTDTFIEKDSSINEAIERMRLSTMSSLFARRDVIVVASVSCIYGIGSKEDYEAMLIHLHPGESITREQLLSRLVDLQYTRNDIEFGRGQFRVRGDTMEVRPAGTDDGLRIEFFGDEIERLTRFDPLTGHALEQPAYATIFPAKQFVAPGDKLKRAILSIREELTDRIAWFEKQGKLIEAQRIKMRTEYDLEMMEEMGFCSGIENYSRHIAARLSGSRPSTLLDFFPKDYLLVLDESHVTVSQIGGMHAGDRSRKTVLVDYGFRLPSALDNRPLNFEEFQSLQGQTVYVSATPAERELAWSQGRVVELIVRPTGLVDPKVTVKPLTGQIDDLIEEARKRVELKERVLVTTLTKRTAEELTDYLRGIGINVRYLHSEIDALERVEILRGLRKGEFDVLVGINLLREGLDLPEVSLVAILDADKEGYLRSATSLIQTAGRAARHLNGEVILYADVMTQSIQKFIAVSDYRRKRQVAYNLEHHITPRSVIRALEESLSSHHQTQEEADSVLREATGDLDMTETINELETEMLSAANNLEFEKAALLRDQIRELKRGMGGAPASPTPMRYPKAKPTRRQASRKS, encoded by the coding sequence ATGTTTAAGTTGGTTGCACCATACGAGCCGGCGGGAGATCAGCCGCAGGCGATTGCCAAACTCACGGAGGGACTCCTCTCCGGAGCCCGGCATCACACACTGTTGGGCGTGACCGGGTCCGGCAAGACATACACGATTGCCAATGTCATCAAAACGTTGGACCGGCCCACACTGGTGATTTCGCACAACAAAACGCTGGCGGCGCAGTTGTACGCCGAGTTCAAGAGCTTCTTCCCGGAGAACGCCGTCGAATACTTCGTCAGCTACTTTGATTACTACCAGCCCGAGGCCTACATTCCGCGCACCGATACGTTTATTGAGAAGGATTCGAGCATCAACGAAGCGATCGAGCGGATGCGGCTGTCTACGATGAGTTCGCTGTTTGCGCGACGGGACGTGATTGTGGTGGCCAGCGTCTCCTGCATCTACGGCATCGGCAGCAAGGAAGATTACGAGGCGATGCTGATCCACCTGCATCCGGGGGAATCCATTACCCGCGAACAGTTGCTGTCACGCCTCGTGGATCTGCAATACACCCGGAACGACATTGAATTTGGGCGCGGCCAATTCCGGGTGCGGGGTGACACCATGGAGGTACGTCCTGCCGGCACCGACGACGGTTTGCGCATTGAGTTCTTTGGCGATGAAATTGAGCGGTTGACCCGGTTCGATCCACTCACCGGGCACGCCCTGGAACAACCGGCTTATGCTACCATCTTCCCCGCCAAACAATTTGTCGCGCCGGGAGACAAGTTGAAACGCGCCATCCTCTCCATCCGCGAGGAACTTACCGACCGCATCGCCTGGTTTGAAAAGCAGGGCAAACTAATCGAGGCGCAACGGATCAAGATGCGCACGGAGTATGACCTGGAGATGATGGAAGAAATGGGGTTCTGCTCCGGCATCGAAAACTATTCGCGCCACATTGCCGCCCGCCTATCTGGCTCGCGGCCCAGCACGTTGCTGGACTTCTTCCCCAAGGATTATCTGCTGGTCCTGGATGAATCGCACGTCACCGTTTCCCAGATCGGCGGCATGCACGCCGGCGACCGTTCGCGCAAAACGGTACTGGTGGATTACGGTTTCCGCCTGCCGAGCGCGTTGGATAACCGCCCGCTCAACTTCGAGGAATTCCAATCCTTGCAAGGCCAGACGGTGTACGTTAGCGCCACCCCGGCTGAGCGGGAACTGGCGTGGTCGCAAGGCCGGGTGGTGGAACTGATCGTGCGGCCCACCGGATTGGTGGATCCGAAAGTCACGGTGAAGCCGTTAACCGGACAGATTGATGACCTGATCGAGGAAGCCCGCAAGCGGGTGGAACTCAAAGAACGGGTGCTGGTCACCACACTCACCAAGCGCACCGCGGAAGAGCTTACGGATTACCTGCGCGGCATCGGCATCAACGTGCGGTATTTGCACAGCGAAATTGACGCGCTTGAACGCGTGGAAATCCTGCGCGGGCTGCGCAAGGGGGAGTTCGATGTGCTGGTCGGCATCAACCTGCTGCGCGAAGGGCTGGACCTGCCGGAGGTCTCGCTGGTGGCCATCCTGGACGCCGACAAGGAGGGGTATTTGCGCTCCGCCACGAGCCTGATCCAGACGGCGGGCCGCGCCGCGCGCCATCTCAACGGCGAAGTGATCCTCTACGCCGACGTGATGACGCAGAGCATCCAGAAATTCATCGCGGTTTCCGATTATCGCCGGAAGCGCCAGGTGGCGTACAACCTGGAGCACCACATCACCCCGCGCAGCGTCATCCGCGCGCTGGAGGAAAGCCTGTCGTCGCATCATCAAACCCAGGAAGAGGCAGACAGTGTTTTGCGGGAAGCCACTGGCGACTTGGACATGACGGAAACGATCAACGAGTTGGAAACGGAGATGTTGTCAGCCGCCAATAACTTGGAATTTGAGAAAGCCGCTCTGCTCCGCGACCAGATTCGCGAACTGAAACGCGGCATGGGCGGCGCACCAGCCTCTCCCACCCCGATGCGCTACCCCAAAGCAAAGCCGACACGGCGCCAGGCTTCTCGCAAGTCGTGA
- a CDS encoding PQQ-binding-like beta-propeller repeat protein, which yields MTPKHSWPFATALLTAGLALASSAWAADWPQWRGPARNGIQADSPPLAEQWPATGLAKLWDSEMIPADDDGGHGSVVAAGGRVYAAIVWHTDTPTETRAIDDLVLRQIGYQSVAGWPKETVAKMEHDRQSLDPSLTGEAFNKYVNDWIASNLDSHKQQTSGGYVRTRFDRRGDAIPLEVYDRLLTVSKKRFPDQAALVAWLTEQNFGEKVTKEILAAVPPTMKVAEDVVISLDLATGKTLWKCSSPGEAVGRTASSTPCVADGRVYALGSTHAYAVDAASGKLLWSAPLPAKGPAASPLAVAGALILNAGKLTALDAATGQPLWTQPKAGGGNSSPVAWQTGDQTLILCQGRGVLAAVDAQTGALRWTTPAGGDCTPAIAQDLLAVQTGDPKIGILAGRLAADGFTKLWNTPYNPLRSQSSPLILGGHVYLMDDNQHFCLDLLTGQQRWKEKSGGSSITSPACADGKIFLVTSGGSKIIMLKPSPEKRTELAKANIRVLGCPSPAIADGKLLLRGRKGITCYRLPGAGS from the coding sequence CGCGGCCCGGCGCGCAACGGCATCCAAGCCGACAGCCCGCCCCTGGCCGAGCAATGGCCCGCCACCGGCCTCGCCAAACTGTGGGACAGCGAAATGATTCCCGCCGATGACGATGGCGGGCACGGCAGCGTGGTGGCCGCCGGCGGACGCGTGTATGCCGCGATTGTCTGGCATACCGACACGCCGACCGAGACCCGCGCCATTGATGACCTGGTCCTGCGCCAGATCGGCTACCAATCCGTCGCCGGCTGGCCCAAGGAAACCGTCGCCAAGATGGAGCACGACCGCCAGTCGCTGGACCCCAGCCTGACCGGCGAAGCGTTCAACAAATACGTCAACGACTGGATCGCCAGCAACCTCGACAGCCACAAGCAACAAACCTCCGGCGGCTACGTCCGCACCCGGTTTGACCGGCGCGGCGACGCCATCCCCCTGGAAGTGTACGACCGCCTCTTGACCGTTTCCAAAAAGCGCTTCCCCGACCAGGCCGCGCTGGTGGCCTGGCTCACCGAACAGAACTTCGGCGAGAAAGTCACCAAGGAAATCCTCGCCGCCGTGCCGCCCACCATGAAAGTCGCCGAAGACGTCGTCATCAGCCTGGACCTCGCCACCGGCAAGACCCTCTGGAAATGCTCCTCCCCCGGCGAAGCCGTCGGGCGCACGGCCTCCAGCACGCCCTGCGTGGCGGATGGCCGGGTGTACGCGCTGGGCAGCACGCACGCCTACGCCGTGGACGCCGCGAGCGGCAAACTCCTATGGTCCGCTCCCCTGCCCGCCAAAGGCCCGGCCGCCTCGCCGCTGGCGGTGGCGGGCGCGCTCATCCTGAACGCCGGCAAACTCACCGCCCTGGACGCCGCGACCGGCCAACCCCTCTGGACCCAGCCCAAGGCGGGCGGCGGCAACTCCTCCCCCGTGGCGTGGCAGACCGGCGACCAAACCCTCATCCTCTGCCAGGGGCGCGGCGTGCTGGCCGCCGTGGACGCCCAGACCGGCGCGCTGCGCTGGACCACCCCGGCGGGCGGCGACTGCACCCCGGCCATCGCGCAAGACCTGCTGGCCGTGCAAACCGGCGATCCCAAAATCGGCATCCTCGCGGGCCGGTTGGCCGCCGACGGCTTCACCAAACTCTGGAACACCCCGTACAACCCGCTGCGCTCCCAATCCAGCCCGCTCATCCTGGGCGGGCACGTGTACCTGATGGATGACAACCAGCACTTCTGCCTCGACCTCCTGACCGGCCAGCAACGGTGGAAAGAAAAATCCGGCGGCTCCTCCATCACCTCCCCGGCCTGTGCCGATGGCAAAATCTTCCTGGTCACCAGCGGCGGCTCCAAGATCATCATGCTCAAGCCCTCGCCCGAGAAGCGGACCGAACTGGCCAAGGCGAACATCCGCGTGCTGGGCTGCCCCTCCCCGGCGATTGCGGATGGCAAACTCCTGCTGCGCGGCCGCAAAGGCATCACCTGCTACCGCCTGCCCGGTGCCGGTTCGTGA
- a CDS encoding c-type cytochrome produces MMTAFVMIAAMIALPLPGAEPVSVPADLATSLTNTVIEVSKRKAALLALIKTPAGADQVLQMADTDLFPVDLRMTATLEFTYNVPADLKQKAAAILPPYLTQNSVPLPPLATLLKMKGDAFNGAKVYMRPDANCINCHLTSGRGVEIGPDLSDAGLRLSREELFENILEPNATISPGFEAWQLTLKNGDDVYGILAGETAAEVTLKDHKGALSQYKLSDITKRQKLRVSIMPMLLQQVLTVQELVDLVEYMSTLKTPVKKKN; encoded by the coding sequence ATGATGACGGCATTCGTAATGATTGCCGCCATGATCGCGCTTCCCTTGCCTGGCGCTGAACCAGTCAGCGTGCCTGCCGACCTGGCCACCAGTCTGACCAACACCGTGATCGAGGTCAGCAAACGCAAAGCGGCGCTGCTGGCCCTCATCAAGACGCCAGCGGGAGCAGACCAGGTGTTGCAGATGGCCGATACCGATTTGTTCCCCGTGGACCTGCGCATGACCGCCACTTTGGAATTCACCTACAATGTTCCTGCCGACCTCAAACAGAAAGCCGCTGCGATCCTGCCGCCTTACCTCACCCAGAACTCCGTTCCCTTGCCCCCGCTGGCCACGTTGCTGAAAATGAAAGGCGACGCCTTCAACGGTGCCAAAGTGTACATGCGTCCCGATGCGAATTGCATCAACTGCCATCTCACCAGTGGACGCGGCGTGGAAATCGGGCCGGACCTTTCGGATGCGGGGCTGCGGCTCAGCCGCGAAGAACTCTTTGAAAACATCCTCGAACCCAACGCCACCATCTCCCCCGGCTTTGAGGCGTGGCAATTAACGCTTAAGAATGGCGATGACGTCTATGGCATCCTCGCGGGCGAAACCGCCGCCGAAGTCACCCTGAAAGACCACAAAGGCGCGCTCTCCCAATACAAACTGAGCGATATCACCAAGCGACAAAAGCTCAGGGTGTCCATCATGCCCATGCTCTTGCAACAAGTGCTCACCGTGCAGGAATTGGTGGACCTCGTGGAATACATGTCCACCCTGAAAACACCGGTGAAGAAGAAAAACTAG
- the kdsA gene encoding 3-deoxy-8-phosphooctulonate synthase, with the protein MSNSVDQLWKRLTARRGLFLIAGPCVIENEAVCLTVARSLKKTCAALGIPYVFKASYDKANRTSGKSYRGPGLAAGLEILAKIRRDLALPILTDVHTEEQARAAAEVVDILQIPAFLCRQTDLIATAVATGKIVNLKKGQFLSPQEMFQVAEKAKAAGGKRLILTERGTTFGYNNLVSDMRSIPILKRSGWPVVFDATHSVQLPGGGGDRSAGQREFAPLLAACAVTAGADGVFIETHPNPDQALSDGPNMIPLAEMPAVLKRLLKLKKALN; encoded by the coding sequence GTGTCTAATTCCGTTGATCAGTTATGGAAGCGGCTCACGGCGCGGCGCGGCTTGTTTTTGATCGCTGGCCCGTGCGTGATCGAGAATGAGGCGGTCTGCCTGACCGTGGCGCGCAGTTTGAAGAAAACCTGCGCGGCGCTCGGCATCCCCTATGTGTTCAAGGCCAGTTACGACAAGGCCAACCGCACGTCCGGCAAGTCGTATCGCGGCCCCGGCCTGGCTGCCGGGCTGGAAATCCTCGCCAAAATCCGGCGGGATTTGGCGCTGCCCATTCTCACCGATGTCCACACCGAGGAGCAGGCCCGCGCGGCGGCGGAGGTGGTGGACATCCTGCAAATCCCCGCGTTCCTTTGCCGCCAGACGGATTTGATCGCCACGGCGGTGGCCACCGGCAAGATTGTCAATTTGAAGAAAGGGCAGTTCCTTTCGCCGCAGGAGATGTTCCAGGTGGCTGAGAAGGCCAAGGCGGCGGGCGGCAAGCGCCTGATCCTCACCGAGCGCGGCACGACGTTTGGGTATAATAACCTGGTGTCGGACATGCGCTCCATTCCGATCCTGAAACGTTCCGGCTGGCCGGTGGTGTTTGATGCCACGCATTCGGTGCAGTTGCCGGGCGGCGGCGGGGATCGCTCGGCGGGGCAGCGGGAGTTTGCGCCCCTGTTGGCGGCGTGCGCGGTGACCGCCGGGGCGGATGGGGTGTTCATTGAGACGCACCCGAACCCGGACCAGGCCCTGAGCGATGGCCCGAACATGATCCCGCTGGCCGAGATGCCCGCCGTGCTGAAACGGTTGTTGAAATTGAAAAAAGCGCTGAATTAG